The region GGTTATGGTTCCTCATCCGGAATTAACCGACGAAAATTTCGTTGCCTTAACCGGTACCGAATATGATTTTGATAACGAAACCGAAGAAAATCCCTATCACGTGATTCCGGTTTGTCACATTTGTCTGATTGCATTGGATCCTGATAATGTGGTTCAGCCTTGCTTCAGTTTGCCAAACCGTTACTATGATGAAATTATGGCGTTAAACGATCCTCGTTACACGGTTACCTACGATAAGTCTGAACCCTTATGGACCAGAGAATATACGCCGGAAAATATCAACAGTATTATGAAGCACGCCCGGGAAAAAGGATTCTTTGTTACCTATAACCATCCTACCTGGTCGCTGGAACGATTTGATATCTATGGTAAGTATGACGGAATGAACGCCATGGAGATCTGTAACTATGGTTGCGTGACCGAGGGCTACGACGAATATAACTCCGAGCAGTATGGTGAAATGCTTGCTGCCGGCAAAAAAATCTTCTGTATTGCCACCGACGATAATCACAATCACCATCCTTTTGACAGTCCACGTTGCGATTCCTTTGGCG is a window of Oscillospiraceae bacterium DNA encoding:
- a CDS encoding PHP domain-containing protein, with amino-acid sequence MRKYLLPENGTFYKANLHCHSTVSDGKLSPEEMKAEYQKRGYSVIAYTDHKVMVPHPELTDENFVALTGTEYDFDNETEENPYHVIPVCHICLIALDPDNVVQPCFSLPNRYYDEIMALNDPRYTVTYDKSEPLWTREYTPENINSIMKHAREKGFFVTYNHPTWSLERFDIYGKYDGMNAMEICNYGCVTEGYDEYNSEQYGEMLAAGKKIFCIATDDNHNHHPFDSPRCDSFGGFTMIKADKLEYRSITDALVKGNFYASMGPEIYSLYMEGNKLHIKTSDAKRIVFATGIRHSYTAFPTDSDHINEAEFEVNPDDIYVRVTVFGMDGKPADTNAYFVEDLLGE